One part of the Anaeromyxobacter sp. Fw109-5 genome encodes these proteins:
- the smc gene encoding chromosome segregation protein SMC, which yields MRIRRLDIVGFKSFMDKTVVAFDEGVTGVVGPNGCGKSNVADAIRWVLGEQSARHLRGRSMEDVIFNGSESKPPLSMAEVMLTFENDRPSELPTQYQGFSEITVGRRLFRTGESEYLVNGVQARLLDVNDIFFGSGVGRTAYSIIEQGRIGQIVSARPEDRRAIIEEAAGITKYKKRREAAERKMEATQQNLMRVADIVQELGKQLDSLNRQARKAEKYKALRGQIRELELRSAAARYLELTATRRAAEERHATHKAEEAEAAARLAELDGALDGDRALLAESEARVGDLTGREHALESQARVSEVSVEAAARELEQIAERTRAQAAEVEALKAQAEALSQERETLLQQREDLQSLVSTDETRLVDAEAALRDAGREQGALQGEADRSRAAAAAALSEATSHKSQLAQIERQRLDLRGRIQKNRGEADDLAQRTSQLDGSRSRFVEKLGQTRQLKLRLDEQRGAQEEMLERTRAEFIQNEARLITLREELAEKRSRLNSLLEIVRNYEGYGRGVRSLMTRAGQAEARDRGVFGLVADVVSAPAEYENAIEAVLGERLQYVIVESHSQGVEAIDYLKTAAEGRASLIPMARLREATPGAAAADLGHPGVVASCLDVIRFEPSYEKVVRFLLGDALIVRDLPAALELWQQSGEKRTLVTLDGEVLDPYGVVTGGPLEGEGHGALQRRREAQELEDVVRAFEADFSLAQERHRTLQARLLQLEAALKSLDKDGREKELALLDQEKDLARVGEELERVGERMGALELERSQLEDTLGALSREEEDHRVAAATAEAEASRAEERARDAVERLELTRQRGDVLTAELMNLKVKVAADAERREGIGAALKRIDDARREVDERRARLFAALSEANARAAELRGRLDGTRVDLDRLSQDLAAMREELARARAEHEGRAVASRAREAEARELRGRLEAARAAISEAALTAREQALALSHLEEQTRERCQAELRWEVARFHLERPPGDAEREKLEELKSQADRMGAINLTAIEEYDDLFKRHEFMSAQKADLERSLADLKSAIVKINRASRERFQETFDRVNEKFQAVFPRLFNGGRAGLVLTQADGEGEPGVEIFSQPPGKKLQSVNLLSGGEKALTAVSLIFAIFLIKPTPFCLLDEVDAPLDDANVGRYNDMVKEMSKTSQFILITHNKRTMEMVDTLYGVTMQEPGVSKLVSVRLSERTKEAAAA from the coding sequence ATGCGCATCCGGCGGCTCGACATCGTCGGCTTCAAGTCGTTCATGGACAAGACCGTGGTCGCCTTCGACGAAGGCGTCACCGGCGTCGTCGGCCCAAACGGGTGCGGGAAGTCGAACGTCGCGGACGCGATCCGCTGGGTCCTCGGCGAGCAGTCGGCGCGCCACCTGCGCGGCCGCTCGATGGAGGACGTGATCTTCAACGGCTCGGAGTCGAAGCCGCCGCTCTCGATGGCCGAGGTGATGCTCACCTTCGAGAACGACCGGCCGAGCGAGCTCCCGACCCAGTACCAGGGCTTCTCCGAGATCACGGTGGGCCGGCGCCTGTTCCGCACCGGCGAGTCCGAGTACCTCGTGAACGGCGTGCAGGCGCGCCTGCTCGACGTGAACGACATCTTCTTCGGCTCGGGCGTCGGCCGCACCGCCTACTCGATCATCGAGCAGGGGCGGATCGGCCAGATCGTCTCCGCCCGCCCCGAGGACCGGCGCGCCATCATCGAGGAGGCCGCCGGGATCACGAAGTACAAGAAGCGCCGCGAGGCGGCCGAGCGGAAGATGGAGGCGACGCAGCAGAACCTGATGCGCGTCGCGGACATCGTGCAGGAGCTCGGCAAGCAGCTCGACAGCCTCAACCGGCAGGCGCGCAAGGCCGAGAAGTACAAGGCGCTCCGCGGCCAGATCCGCGAGCTCGAGCTCCGCTCCGCCGCGGCGCGGTACCTGGAGCTCACCGCCACCCGCCGGGCCGCCGAGGAGCGGCACGCGACGCACAAGGCCGAGGAGGCGGAGGCCGCCGCGCGGCTGGCCGAGCTCGACGGGGCGCTCGACGGCGACCGGGCCCTGCTCGCCGAGAGCGAGGCGCGCGTCGGCGACCTCACCGGGCGCGAGCACGCGCTCGAGAGCCAGGCGCGGGTCTCGGAGGTCTCCGTCGAGGCGGCGGCCCGCGAGCTCGAGCAGATCGCCGAGCGGACGCGGGCGCAGGCCGCCGAGGTCGAGGCGCTGAAGGCCCAGGCCGAGGCGCTCTCGCAGGAGCGCGAGACGCTCCTCCAGCAGCGCGAGGATCTCCAGTCGCTCGTCAGCACCGACGAGACCCGCCTCGTGGACGCCGAGGCGGCCCTCCGCGACGCCGGCCGCGAGCAGGGCGCGCTGCAGGGCGAGGCGGATCGGTCGCGCGCCGCCGCGGCCGCCGCGCTGTCCGAGGCGACCTCCCACAAGAGCCAGCTCGCGCAGATCGAGCGCCAGCGGCTCGACCTCCGCGGCCGCATCCAGAAGAACCGCGGCGAGGCCGACGACCTCGCGCAGCGCACCTCGCAGCTCGACGGCTCGCGCTCGCGCTTCGTCGAGAAGCTCGGCCAGACGCGCCAGCTCAAGCTGCGCCTCGACGAGCAGCGCGGCGCGCAGGAGGAGATGCTCGAGCGCACCCGCGCCGAGTTCATCCAGAACGAGGCGCGGCTCATCACGCTCCGGGAGGAGCTCGCCGAGAAGCGCTCGCGCCTCAACAGCCTCCTCGAGATCGTCCGCAACTACGAGGGCTACGGCCGCGGCGTGCGGAGCCTCATGACGCGCGCCGGCCAGGCCGAGGCGCGCGACCGCGGCGTCTTCGGCCTCGTGGCCGACGTCGTCTCCGCGCCCGCCGAGTACGAGAACGCCATCGAGGCGGTGCTCGGCGAGCGGCTCCAGTACGTCATCGTCGAGAGCCACTCGCAGGGCGTCGAGGCCATCGACTACCTCAAGACGGCGGCGGAGGGCCGCGCCTCGCTCATCCCCATGGCGCGCCTGCGGGAGGCGACCCCGGGCGCGGCGGCGGCCGACCTCGGCCACCCGGGCGTGGTGGCGAGCTGCCTCGACGTCATCCGCTTCGAGCCGTCCTACGAGAAGGTCGTCCGGTTCCTGCTCGGCGACGCGCTCATCGTGCGCGACCTCCCCGCCGCGCTCGAGCTCTGGCAGCAGAGCGGCGAGAAGCGGACCCTCGTGACCCTCGACGGGGAGGTGCTCGATCCCTACGGCGTCGTCACCGGCGGCCCGCTCGAGGGCGAGGGCCACGGCGCGCTGCAGCGCCGCCGCGAGGCGCAGGAGCTCGAGGACGTCGTCCGCGCCTTCGAGGCCGACTTCTCGCTCGCCCAGGAGCGTCACCGCACGCTCCAGGCGCGCCTGCTCCAGCTCGAGGCCGCGCTGAAGAGCCTCGACAAGGACGGCCGCGAGAAGGAGCTCGCCCTCCTCGATCAGGAGAAGGACCTCGCCCGCGTGGGCGAGGAGCTCGAGCGCGTCGGCGAGCGCATGGGGGCGCTCGAGCTGGAGCGCTCTCAGCTCGAGGACACGCTCGGCGCCCTCTCGCGCGAGGAGGAGGACCACCGGGTCGCGGCGGCGACGGCGGAGGCGGAGGCCTCGCGCGCGGAGGAGCGCGCCCGCGACGCGGTGGAGCGGCTCGAGCTCACCCGCCAGCGCGGCGACGTCCTCACCGCCGAGCTGATGAACCTGAAGGTGAAGGTCGCGGCGGACGCCGAGCGCCGCGAGGGCATCGGCGCCGCGCTGAAGCGGATCGACGACGCGCGGCGCGAGGTGGACGAGCGGCGGGCGCGGCTGTTCGCGGCCCTGTCCGAGGCCAACGCGCGCGCGGCGGAGCTCCGGGGCCGCCTGGACGGCACCCGCGTCGATCTCGATCGCCTCTCGCAGGACCTCGCCGCCATGCGCGAGGAGCTCGCGCGCGCGCGGGCGGAGCACGAGGGCCGCGCCGTCGCGTCGCGCGCCCGCGAGGCGGAGGCCCGCGAGCTGCGCGGCCGGCTCGAGGCGGCCCGCGCCGCCATCTCGGAGGCGGCGCTCACCGCCCGCGAACAGGCCCTCGCGCTCAGCCACCTCGAGGAGCAGACGCGCGAGCGTTGCCAGGCCGAGCTCCGCTGGGAGGTCGCGCGCTTCCACCTGGAGCGGCCGCCCGGCGACGCCGAGCGCGAGAAGCTCGAGGAGCTCAAGTCGCAGGCCGACCGGATGGGCGCCATCAACCTCACCGCCATCGAGGAGTACGACGACCTCTTCAAGCGCCACGAGTTCATGAGCGCGCAGAAGGCGGACCTCGAGCGGTCGCTCGCGGATCTGAAGTCCGCCATCGTGAAGATCAACCGCGCCTCGCGAGAGCGGTTCCAGGAGACCTTCGACCGGGTGAACGAGAAGTTCCAGGCGGTGTTCCCGCGCCTCTTCAACGGCGGCCGCGCCGGCCTCGTGCTCACGCAGGCCGACGGGGAGGGCGAGCCGGGGGTGGAGATCTTCTCCCAGCCCCCCGGCAAGAAGCTGCAGAGCGTGAACCTGCTCTCCGGCGGCGAGAAGGCCCTCACCGCCGTCTCGCTCATCTTCGCCATCTTCCTCATCAAGCCGACCCCGTTCTGCCTCCTCGACGAGGTCGACGCGCCGCTCGACGACGCGAACGTCGGCCGCTACAACGACATGGTGAAGGAGATGTCCAAGACGTCGCAGTTCATCCTCATCACGCACAACAAGCGGACGATGGAGATGGTCGACACGCTGTACGGCGTGACCATGCAGGAGCCGGGCGTCTCCAAGCTGGTCTCGGTGAGGCTTTCGGAGCGCACCAAGGAGGCCGCGGCGGCCTAG
- the gspN gene encoding type II secretion system protein GspN, which yields MKIDWIRWRPRLLYGAFTALAFILALRWTFPAEAVKQRIIVEAAARGWQIDMAEVGAAGFLGIDAEGVTVEDAAGMKIPVDELTASLRLLPLLTGRRSVAFDARLYDGEVEGTADLSGEERHLAIEAEGVDLARALPLRKATGVDVAGKLSGRADLVLPAAPTGRPTGRIDLTVKEAGLNGGRLPVPGMTGGFAVPKLSLGEIVAAVALEQGKATFSKLEARGGDADFTAEGLYAVLQPRLEFAPISGKAKLRVKDAFWARRETQPLKGVAEAALASSRGRDGAWNFVVSGSVGKPQLRPAPPGQ from the coding sequence ATGAAGATCGACTGGATCCGCTGGCGCCCGCGCCTCCTGTACGGGGCCTTCACCGCCCTCGCCTTCATCCTGGCGCTCCGCTGGACCTTCCCCGCCGAGGCGGTGAAGCAGCGGATCATCGTCGAGGCCGCCGCGCGCGGCTGGCAGATCGACATGGCAGAGGTGGGCGCTGCGGGCTTCCTCGGCATCGACGCCGAGGGGGTCACGGTGGAGGACGCCGCCGGGATGAAGATCCCGGTGGACGAGCTGACCGCCTCGCTGCGCCTGCTGCCGCTCCTCACCGGCCGGCGCAGCGTCGCGTTCGACGCGCGCCTGTACGACGGTGAGGTCGAGGGCACCGCGGATCTCTCGGGGGAGGAGCGCCACCTGGCGATCGAGGCCGAGGGCGTCGACCTCGCCCGCGCGCTGCCGCTCCGCAAGGCGACCGGGGTGGACGTTGCGGGGAAGCTCTCGGGCCGGGCGGACCTCGTCCTGCCGGCCGCGCCGACCGGCAGGCCCACCGGGCGCATCGACCTGACGGTGAAGGAGGCGGGGCTGAACGGCGGGCGGCTCCCGGTCCCGGGGATGACCGGAGGGTTCGCCGTCCCGAAGCTCTCGCTCGGCGAGATCGTCGCGGCCGTGGCGCTGGAGCAGGGGAAGGCCACCTTCTCGAAGCTCGAGGCGAGGGGGGGCGACGCCGACTTCACGGCGGAGGGGCTGTACGCGGTGCTGCAGCCGCGCCTCGAGTTCGCGCCCATCTCCGGCAAGGCGAAGCTGCGGGTGAAGGACGCGTTCTGGGCGCGGCGCGAGACGCAGCCGCTCAAGGGCGTCGCCGAGGCGGCCCTCGCGTCCTCGCGCGGGCGTGACGGAGCGTGGAACTTCGTCGTCTCGGGGAGCGTGGGGAAGCCGCAGCTGCGCCCGGCGCCCCCCGGCCAGTGA
- a CDS encoding glycosyltransferase family 2 protein, with amino-acid sequence MPQATDPRDDPPRAPAFTVFTPTYDRAHTLQRVRDSLAAQTFRDFEWVVVDDGSRDGTRALVSGWAASADFAIRYFWQPNAGKAAATNRGVREARGELFLIADSDDAFPAHALERFWHHWRAIPEGERHRFSGVTALCGDERGELIGDPFPRDPLDAGWWDIHYRYALRGEKWGFHRTSAFREFPFPVQHGTRHVPEEVVWRAISRRYVTRHVNELLRIYHRGGEDQLTRTSPRGWTRFRAWYAQRLYEDRAWLTVAPLELLKLAIHYARFSFLAGDPVRTQVAPLATPPLKLLWAAASPVGLVLSWRDRARESAAARRSAGQAAGSAARGGAGPSGG; translated from the coding sequence GTGCCCCAGGCGACCGACCCGCGAGACGACCCACCGCGCGCCCCGGCGTTCACGGTCTTCACGCCCACCTACGACCGCGCCCACACGCTGCAGCGCGTGCGGGACAGCCTGGCGGCCCAGACCTTCCGCGACTTCGAGTGGGTCGTCGTCGACGACGGCTCCCGGGACGGCACGCGCGCGCTCGTGAGCGGGTGGGCGGCCTCCGCGGACTTCGCCATCCGATACTTCTGGCAGCCGAACGCCGGGAAGGCGGCGGCGACGAACCGCGGAGTTCGAGAGGCGCGCGGCGAGCTCTTCCTCATCGCCGACTCCGACGACGCGTTTCCGGCGCATGCGCTGGAGCGGTTCTGGCACCACTGGCGGGCCATCCCGGAGGGCGAGCGTCACCGCTTCAGCGGCGTGACGGCGCTGTGCGGCGACGAGCGCGGCGAGCTCATCGGCGACCCGTTCCCGCGCGATCCGCTGGACGCGGGGTGGTGGGACATCCACTACCGATATGCCTTGCGCGGCGAGAAGTGGGGCTTCCACCGCACGAGCGCGTTCCGGGAGTTCCCTTTCCCCGTCCAGCACGGCACGCGGCACGTCCCGGAGGAGGTCGTGTGGCGCGCCATCTCCCGCCGCTACGTGACGCGCCACGTGAACGAGCTGCTGCGGATCTACCACCGCGGCGGCGAGGACCAGCTGACGCGCACCTCGCCGCGGGGCTGGACGCGCTTCCGCGCCTGGTACGCGCAGCGGCTGTACGAGGATCGGGCGTGGCTCACCGTCGCACCGCTCGAGCTCCTCAAGCTGGCGATCCACTACGCGCGCTTCTCGTTCCTCGCCGGCGATCCCGTGCGGACGCAGGTCGCGCCGCTCGCCACGCCGCCGCTGAAGCTGCTCTGGGCCGCCGCCTCGCCGGTCGGCCTGGTCCTGTCCTGGCGCGACCGGGCGCGGGAGTCCGCCGCCGCGCGGCGCTCGGCCGGCCAGGCCGCGGGGAGCGCCGCGCGTGGCGGCGCAGGGCCGTCCGGCGGCTAA
- a CDS encoding HAD family hydrolase yields MHLEPFAVVLFDIDGTLVSAGGAGRRALERALEERCGALAGRLAGLRLDGMTDRLIVREALGLLGHPFSDAACDGVLERYLAHLREEIADPRYEVLPGVTALLEALRARALPFGLCTGNVAGGARVKLARGGLDGYFDWGPRAIAGFAHDGEARERVVAAALARASARLGRTVHAREALVVGDTPRDVAAARHVGCPVLAVATGRYAADELAACGADHVSPTLADPAALRLLLG; encoded by the coding sequence ATGCACCTGGAACCCTTCGCAGTCGTGCTGTTCGACATCGACGGCACGCTCGTGTCTGCGGGCGGGGCCGGGCGGCGCGCCCTGGAGCGCGCGCTCGAGGAGCGCTGCGGCGCCCTCGCCGGCCGCCTCGCCGGGCTGCGCCTGGACGGCATGACCGACCGGCTCATCGTGCGCGAGGCGCTCGGGCTGCTCGGGCACCCGTTCAGCGACGCCGCCTGCGACGGCGTCCTCGAGCGCTACCTCGCGCACCTGCGCGAGGAGATCGCTGATCCCCGCTACGAGGTGCTGCCCGGCGTGACGGCGCTCCTCGAGGCGCTCCGCGCGCGCGCCCTCCCGTTCGGCCTCTGCACCGGGAACGTCGCCGGCGGCGCTCGCGTGAAGCTCGCCCGCGGCGGGCTCGACGGCTACTTCGACTGGGGCCCCCGGGCGATCGCCGGGTTCGCCCACGACGGCGAGGCGCGCGAGCGCGTCGTGGCGGCGGCCCTCGCCCGCGCCTCCGCGCGCCTCGGGCGCACCGTGCACGCCCGCGAGGCGCTCGTGGTGGGGGACACGCCGCGCGACGTCGCGGCCGCCCGGCACGTCGGCTGCCCGGTGCTCGCGGTGGCGACCGGACGGTACGCGGCGGACGAGCTCGCGGCTTGCGGCGCCGATCACGTCTCCCCCACCCTCGCCGATCCGGCGGCGCTGCGCTTGCTGCTGGGTTGA
- the gspM gene encoding type II secretion system protein GspM has protein sequence MMDRLRKLRADAEAWLAKLSARERVMVTAAAVAVVAFVVWLVSFQISSGMAAREERIDQKTKVMSQFGKLAEGYRRNQAERQAVEARLKGQPIQLMSHISQAGAALGIEVNDLRPTGAPAELEGLREESVEVNLARIDLPRLARLLHSLERGAGVVKVRRIRVTTRSDDPALVDATLVVSTYQLRT, from the coding sequence ATGATGGACCGGCTCCGGAAGCTCCGCGCCGACGCGGAGGCGTGGCTGGCGAAGCTCTCCGCGCGCGAGCGCGTGATGGTCACCGCCGCGGCGGTCGCGGTGGTCGCGTTCGTGGTCTGGCTCGTGTCGTTCCAGATCTCCTCCGGGATGGCGGCCCGCGAGGAGCGCATCGACCAGAAGACCAAGGTGATGTCCCAGTTCGGCAAGCTCGCCGAGGGCTACCGTCGCAACCAGGCGGAGCGCCAGGCCGTGGAGGCGCGCCTCAAGGGCCAGCCCATCCAGCTCATGAGCCACATCTCGCAGGCGGGCGCCGCGCTCGGGATCGAGGTGAACGACCTGCGCCCCACCGGCGCCCCCGCGGAGCTCGAGGGGCTGCGCGAGGAGTCGGTCGAGGTGAACCTCGCCCGCATCGATCTCCCGCGGCTCGCGCGGCTCCTGCATTCGCTCGAGCGCGGCGCGGGCGTCGTGAAGGTGCGTCGCATCCGCGTGACGACCCGCTCCGACGATCCGGCGCTCGTGGACGCGACGCTGGTCGTCTCCACCTACCAGCTCCGGACCTGA
- a CDS encoding cellulose synthase family protein: MSAIELSVVVAYALLLLLLSVYGSHRYAMAYLYYRHKYRLPTPKGRFEQLPRVTIQLPIFNEMYVTERLIDAVAKMDYPRDLLEIQVLDDSTDETQGIARACVDRHRASGLDIHYVHRTNRQGFKAGALEHGLTLAKGELVAVFDADFIPEPDFLRRTVDFFTDSRIGMVQTRWGHLNRSYSLLTEAQAILLDGHFVIEHTARNRSGRFFNFNGTAGIWRREAIASGGGWQHDTLTEDLDLSYRAQMKGWEFVYLPQLVTPAEVPVEMNAFKSQQHRWAKGSIQTALKLLPLIRRADVPKEVKREAFMHLTANLGYLMMIPLAILLPITVVVRVSHGALEVLFLDLPFFAAATFSVVFFYMASQREQGRTRWERVKYLPFVMALGIGLAVNQARAVVEALMGYETAFTRTPKHGVKSAGDSVVKKRYKAAVTFQPIVELALAAYMTYGVVYLLERGVYYSLPFLVLFQVGFGYVGLASLYEGVRGYLARSTRQMAPQPSAE; the protein is encoded by the coding sequence ATGAGCGCCATCGAGCTATCGGTCGTCGTCGCCTACGCCCTCCTGCTGCTTCTCCTCTCGGTGTACGGCTCGCACCGGTACGCGATGGCGTACCTGTACTACCGGCACAAGTATCGGCTCCCCACGCCGAAGGGACGCTTCGAGCAGCTGCCGCGCGTCACGATCCAGCTGCCCATCTTCAACGAGATGTACGTGACGGAGCGGCTCATCGACGCAGTCGCGAAGATGGACTACCCGCGCGACCTCCTCGAGATCCAGGTCCTCGACGACTCCACCGACGAGACGCAGGGCATCGCCCGCGCCTGCGTGGACCGGCACCGCGCGTCGGGGCTCGACATCCACTACGTGCACCGCACCAACCGCCAGGGCTTCAAGGCGGGCGCGCTGGAGCACGGGCTGACGCTCGCGAAGGGCGAGCTGGTGGCGGTCTTCGACGCGGACTTCATCCCCGAGCCCGACTTCCTCCGCCGCACCGTGGACTTCTTCACGGACTCCCGGATCGGGATGGTCCAGACGCGCTGGGGGCACCTCAACCGCTCGTACTCGCTGCTCACCGAGGCCCAGGCGATCCTGCTCGACGGCCACTTCGTCATCGAGCACACCGCGCGGAACCGCTCGGGCCGCTTCTTCAACTTCAACGGGACCGCCGGCATCTGGCGCCGCGAGGCGATCGCGAGCGGCGGCGGCTGGCAGCACGACACGCTCACCGAGGACCTCGACCTCTCGTACCGCGCGCAGATGAAGGGCTGGGAGTTCGTGTACCTCCCGCAGCTCGTCACGCCGGCCGAGGTCCCGGTGGAGATGAACGCGTTCAAGAGCCAGCAGCACCGCTGGGCGAAGGGCTCCATCCAGACCGCGCTCAAGCTCCTGCCGCTCATCCGCCGCGCCGACGTGCCGAAGGAGGTCAAGCGGGAGGCGTTCATGCACCTCACCGCGAACCTCGGCTACCTCATGATGATCCCGCTGGCGATCCTGCTGCCCATCACGGTCGTGGTGCGGGTCTCGCACGGCGCGCTCGAGGTGCTCTTCCTCGACCTGCCGTTCTTCGCGGCGGCGACCTTCAGCGTCGTGTTCTTCTACATGGCGAGCCAGCGCGAGCAGGGGAGGACGCGCTGGGAGCGGGTGAAGTACCTGCCCTTCGTCATGGCGCTCGGCATCGGGCTCGCAGTGAACCAGGCCCGCGCGGTGGTCGAGGCGCTCATGGGCTACGAGACCGCGTTCACCCGGACGCCCAAGCACGGGGTGAAGTCGGCGGGCGACTCGGTCGTGAAGAAGCGCTACAAGGCGGCGGTCACGTTCCAGCCCATCGTCGAGCTCGCGCTCGCCGCGTACATGACCTACGGCGTGGTGTACCTCCTCGAGCGCGGCGTCTACTACTCGCTGCCGTTCCTCGTGCTGTTCCAGGTCGGCTTCGGCTACGTCGGCCTCGCGAGCCTCTACGAGGGGGTGCGCGGCTATCTCGCCCGCTCCACCCGCCAGATGGCGCCGCAGCCGTCGGCCGAGTAG
- the ftsY gene encoding signal recognition particle-docking protein FtsY, which produces MPPRLQAFLESLTPNERIAIAIAALLVLLLLVAAIRLARRRRPPPGPSAPSAERELRAGPEALPPPSAKLPPPAPPPARVPAPPPAPPADRAGREAEEARRKEEYRRKKEAERLERERRRQEREEAEARAREEAARAAREAEEERRREEEERRRRAEAEAGKTLAAGLEKTRGGFMARLNALFSGGKLVDDAVLADLEEVLFTADIGVRTATRLLESARERVRRKELSDPERLKDALREEIARILALDGQPAAARPLELGPARPWVVMVVGVNGSGKTTTIGKLASKLQAEGKRVLLGAGDTFRAAAGEQLEIWAERVGAPIVRGKEGADPASVCFEAVQRGAQDGADVVLCDTAGRLHTKAPLMEELKKVKRVIGKAVDGAPHEVLLVLDSTNGQNAIAQARQFHEALGVTGIVLTKIDGTAKGGVIIGICDELGIPVRYVGVGESVADLKAFVPAEFVRALFD; this is translated from the coding sequence GTGCCGCCGCGCCTTCAAGCCTTCCTCGAGTCGCTGACGCCGAACGAACGCATCGCGATCGCGATCGCCGCGCTGCTGGTCCTGCTCCTGCTCGTCGCCGCGATCCGGCTCGCGCGGCGGCGCAGGCCGCCGCCCGGCCCGTCCGCGCCGTCCGCGGAGCGCGAGCTCCGCGCAGGCCCCGAGGCGCTGCCGCCCCCGTCCGCGAAGCTCCCGCCGCCCGCCCCACCGCCGGCGCGGGTGCCGGCGCCGCCCCCGGCGCCCCCGGCGGACCGCGCCGGGCGCGAGGCGGAGGAGGCGCGCCGCAAGGAGGAGTACCGCCGCAAGAAGGAGGCGGAGCGGCTCGAGCGCGAGCGCCGGCGCCAGGAGCGCGAGGAGGCGGAGGCCCGGGCGCGGGAGGAGGCCGCGCGGGCCGCGCGCGAGGCGGAGGAGGAGCGGCGCCGCGAGGAGGAGGAGCGCCGCCGCCGCGCCGAGGCCGAGGCGGGCAAGACGCTCGCCGCCGGGCTGGAGAAGACCCGCGGCGGCTTCATGGCGCGGCTGAACGCCCTCTTCTCGGGCGGGAAGCTGGTCGACGACGCGGTGCTGGCCGACCTCGAGGAGGTCCTCTTCACGGCCGACATCGGAGTGCGCACGGCGACGCGGCTGCTCGAGTCGGCGCGCGAGCGCGTCCGCCGCAAGGAGCTGTCGGATCCGGAGCGCCTGAAGGACGCGCTGCGCGAGGAGATCGCGCGCATCCTGGCGCTGGACGGCCAGCCCGCCGCCGCGCGGCCGCTGGAGCTCGGGCCGGCACGGCCCTGGGTGGTCATGGTGGTGGGCGTGAACGGGTCGGGCAAGACGACGACCATCGGCAAGCTGGCCTCCAAGCTCCAGGCCGAGGGGAAGCGGGTCCTCCTCGGCGCGGGCGACACGTTCCGCGCCGCCGCCGGCGAGCAGCTCGAGATCTGGGCGGAGCGCGTCGGCGCGCCGATCGTCCGCGGCAAGGAGGGCGCCGACCCGGCCAGCGTGTGCTTCGAGGCGGTGCAGCGCGGCGCCCAGGACGGCGCCGACGTGGTGCTGTGCGACACCGCCGGCCGGCTCCACACGAAGGCGCCGCTCATGGAGGAGCTCAAGAAGGTGAAGCGCGTCATCGGCAAGGCCGTGGACGGGGCGCCGCACGAGGTGCTGCTCGTGCTCGACTCGACGAACGGCCAGAACGCCATCGCCCAGGCGCGCCAGTTCCACGAGGCGCTCGGCGTCACCGGGATCGTGCTCACCAAGATCGACGGCACCGCCAAGGGCGGCGTCATCATCGGCATCTGCGACGAGCTCGGGATCCCCGTGCGCTACGTCGGCGTGGGCGAGAGCGTGGCGGACCTGAAGGCCTTCGTGCCCGCGGAGTTCGTGCGGGCGCTCTTTGATTAG
- a CDS encoding GNAT family N-acetyltransferase translates to MATRTSPVGPGRQLPSLDGPRLRAELADRAHAVELQACLEGAPDYWLLTEGRLPEPDAALRLIEDAEADESRQVFCLVPHAGGPAVGVLDLYLHHPEPGVAHVALLLFRESCQGIGYGEETVAALEHVLQRAGFTALRASVGDENPGAQAFWDRVGFARIGRLDGGVAVYERLLVDVR, encoded by the coding sequence ATGGCGACGCGCACGTCCCCGGTCGGCCCGGGCCGGCAGCTCCCCTCACTCGACGGCCCGCGCCTGCGCGCGGAGCTCGCGGATCGGGCCCACGCCGTCGAGCTGCAGGCGTGCCTCGAGGGCGCGCCCGACTACTGGCTGCTGACGGAGGGCCGGCTGCCCGAGCCGGATGCGGCGCTGCGGCTCATCGAGGACGCCGAGGCGGACGAGTCGAGGCAGGTGTTCTGCCTCGTCCCGCACGCCGGCGGCCCCGCGGTCGGCGTGCTCGACCTGTACCTGCACCACCCCGAGCCGGGGGTCGCGCACGTCGCGCTCCTCCTCTTCCGAGAGTCGTGCCAGGGCATCGGCTACGGCGAGGAGACGGTCGCGGCGCTGGAGCACGTGCTCCAGCGGGCGGGCTTCACCGCGCTGCGCGCGTCGGTCGGCGACGAGAACCCCGGCGCCCAGGCGTTCTGGGACAGAGTGGGCTTCGCCCGGATCGGGCGGCTCGACGGCGGCGTCGCCGTGTACGAGCGGCTCCTCGTGGACGTCCGCTGA